The DNA sequence AATCATATGGTTTGTTACAGTCGCATTCAAGTTTGAGAACCATTTGTCAGCTACAAACCTTTTAAATAGCACGGGCATGTCGATTTAACATACAATACAAATACAACCCAACCACTCCAGGTTAAAACAAGAAATGCAACAGCGTAAGTAGAGATAAAATACTGGTTCCTCGAGTACTGTTTTTCAAGCAAGATCACTGCTGCAAAGTCCACATCTCATTCCCGTTCAGCatcttcaatttcttcatcctCTGGTACCCCACGAAGATACAGAACATTATTGCATCTGCACAAGGAAACATGAAAAGATCATTTACTCGTTGAAAACTAAGGTATTGGAATGTACGTGCATTGTGCTTATCATGTGTACCCATCCCCTATCTTCGCTAGGAAACAGGTTGTATAGACTATAAAATTGAGAGCTTGAATGATCTATCATCCTTTACTACATGGCAGTTTTTTACAAATCTCACTAAAATCCTACGTTACAAAAAGGAAGAATTAGAGATATCCAATACGCAGAGGGAATGTATACATGCCCAAGGAGAATGACCGAATGGAATTTCTGAATCAACAAATATTAGGCTTCTACTCCAGATGGATATCTCTAGTCTCAACCTTCTATTCGAACGCACTCCCATCAAATTAACACTCCACTTTGTATTATCTCCTTTCATCCTATGTTCCCAACTTTCTTACTCAAGGCCTATGTTCCCAACTTTCTTACTCAAGGGTGTTCAGAATTATCTCAGTATACCCTTCCTCTTCGTTTGAAAGTAAAATTTTACGTACTCTAGATAGAACATTCTCTATTGAAATTTGAACACCATGATAAGAAAAGCAAAGGTACACAGAGTTAAAATGGGACTGGTAACTACGTACTATGTTCTACAAAGAGAGGAGAAAAAATATAGGGGTGAGgtgggggaagagagagagaaagagattcgTATGATTATTATTGCAGCCTTTCAATGTAGATATAAGTGCAAAATAGACTAGACACTCCTCTACTATGTAGCTGACCAAATCCAGCGGAAGCTTCAAAATTACTCCATATGTTATTTGtagaacaagaaaacaaaatgttCTTCTCATGGCCGATCCCAAATGGTAAAGGCTGTGACACTGCTCCACAGTCAATGTTAACAGTACTTGATATGCGAAGTTAAACTTTTGGAACGTATGAGCACTGATTGCCCGGTCCATTCAGTTAGGGACTGATCATTGTCCCCCATCAAATTTCGTTACGAGAGAGATTTGTATGACTCATAATAAACTAGACACTCCTTTGATACATTGTTGACCAAATCCATGGGAAGCTTCAAAGATACACCACACATTATTTGTAAAATTAGGAAACAAAAAGTTGGTCTCATGGCCGATCCCAGATGGTAAAAGCAGTGACACTGCTCCACAAGGCAATAGGACATGACACCAACATCAAACGAGGAGCCCCCAACAAGATCAGGGAGCACCATCAATGTTAACATTACTTGATATGCGACGTTAGCTTTTGGAATGTACAAGCATTGATTGACTGCTGCGTCCAGTTAGGGACCGATCAATGTCCCCCATCACATTTCGTTCAGAAAGATTCGTATGACTCATAATAAACTAGACACTCCTCTGACACATTGTTGACCAAATCCAACGGAAGCTTCAAAGTTACTCCATATGTTATTtgtaaaattataaaacaaaatgTCGGTCTCATGGCCAATCCCAAATGGTAAAGGCAGTGGCACTGCTCCACAAGGCGATATGATATGACACCAACGTCAAAGGAGGTGCCCCAACAAGATCTTGGAGCACCATCAACGTTAACAGTACTTGATATGTGGCGTTAACTTTGGGAATGTACAAGCATTGATTGCCTGCTCCATTCAGTTACGGACTGATCAATGTCCCCCATCAAACTTCGTTCAGAGAGATTCGTAAATTGTTGACCAAATCCATGGGAAGCTTCGTAGTTACTCTGTATGCTAAATGTTGGTCTCATGGCCAATCCCAAATGGTAAAAGCAGTGACACTGCTCCACAAGGTGATAGGATATGACACCACCATCAACGGAGTAGTTCCCAACAAAAGCTGGGAGGACCATCAACATTAACAGTAATCGATACACGACGTTAACTTTTGGAATGTACAGGGTCAGGCATCAATTGCCTCCATTCAGTTAGGGACTGATCACTGTGCCCGTCACACTCCCTATGTCATTTGTGGTTCCTATACATTACATATCATATATGCTTTCTAGGAAAAAGAAGTCATACCATATGCTACAAATCTagcaaaaacaaaatacaaagcACATTCAAACCATAGATTCCAGGGAAGAGTACAGATACGAAGATTAAAGCATTCAAATGAACTCACCTGATCAAAATCTCTCCAAGGTTTCCAGTAGATTGTCCATCAATATATTCTTCAGTGTTTGCCAACTATACATATAAGATTTCAATATTAAACACATATCAGCTTCAAACTTCTATCTCACAAATAAAAAGCAAAGAAAGAAGCAAAAACAAGCTAAAGGTATGTACTCGGAATATGTAAACATAAAGAGTTGAAGTTTATAATAGTACCTGCAAGTTCATATAGGCATCTGTCGAGACAAGAAAACCTGAGCAGAGGCTTGAAATCAGGATTAGGGATACACTAAGCTTGCGTTAAATAAAGTTAACTGCACgaggaaacaaaagaaaacacgGCACAAGTATCCAATACTTTTCCATAACCGTAAGCAACATACCTTTGTACTCCATTCCCCATTTAAGTTTCACAATGACAGTCTTACCAGTCAGATTATTCAGGAACGGCTTCGGGTTAACTGGTATTGTCTGCATTATGAACATAAACAAAGTAATCAACATCCAGAACACGCCTTTATGTTCAACAAGTGAATCTAATTAAACATGGGACAGATTGCAACcatattttcgtgcaatttacTCTACTTCCACACTGTTTAATAATCTACCATAAATAAAACATCATGAATTGAAACATACATACATCCATATCTCACAAGTACTAATTAACAAACCAAATTTCTCCTAAAACTAAAATCTCCAAAGGAACAAAATTTGGTTGCAAAACGAACCTTTCAGAAAACTTGCATTCAATTTTATGGAGAAATTGGAAAACTCAGAAACATGGAATAGCACCCCAAAAAAATAGtcacaagaaaataaattatgCATAGTAATTTAAGAATATTCATACGTGATGGAGAAAAATAGATGCAGAAGAAAACACTCACAGccattggagacagagagagaggaggggcTTCAGTGGTAGAGTCGAGCTTGACGAGAAagtgttagggttttgttcacgTTTTTGTATTTGGGTCAGGCAtcgcaattcctgacacgatccGATAACCCGATATGACACGACataaaattaacaggtgttcgggtcgacacgataacaaaACGGgttgttatcgggtaacccgataagcacctgttaagataacgagtTAGTTcaggtatacacatgggtaacacgatacacgataagcaaaatattaatttaataattttataaccctaaaaaaatactataataattatatatattaatttaacaattttatacccctaaaaactataataattatatatatatatatatatattaaattaactctAATAagtatacccccaaaatattaactgtactagttatatatatatatatatatatatatatattaaattttaaattaaattttatacccctaaaaactataataattatacatacaaaataaatagatttaaatctacttaataaataaatatacacacacacacacaccattgaactttatgggatacgaattatacgaaattaatttcaacgatccaaccgtcaaacttgtttgtatatgcttcgagatcgcatctgtaaaaaattacaaaaaacaaacattcacatatcaagtaacgagacaaaacttttcgacgattataaacgaaaaatcacgatttaacggttattttaacttcgattttgatgattttttacatctacactccttgaccctatatgaatacaatgaatgaattcaatcttcaatttaaaatatttacactagtggataccacaaaatcttatgttatacttgatgaaagtatgaataaactcttaagtattagtgaatctattgttttgatgggatatgcattatacgaaaccagtttcaacgatccaaccgtcaaacatatttgtatatacttcgagatcgcatacgccaaaaattgcaaaaaacaaacattcagagatcaagtaacaggacaaaacgtttcaacggttataaaggaaaaatcactatttaacggttattttaactctgattttgataattttttagaaCTACagtccttgaccctatacgaatacaatgaatgaatttgatcttcaatttaaaatatttacactagtggataccacaaaatattatgttatacttaatgaaaatattaataaactcttaagtgttagtgaatatattgttttgatgaaatACGCATTttgtgaaactagtttcaacgatccaaccgtcaaacttgtttgtatatacttcgagatcgcatacgccaaaaattgcaaaaaacaaacatttagagatcaagtaatgagacaaaacttttcgacggttataaacgaaaaatcacgatttaacgattattttaactccaattttgatgattttttacagctacactccttgaccctatataaatacaatgaatgaattcgatcttcaatttaaaatatttacactagtggataccacaaaatcttatgttatacttgatgaaagtatgaataaactcttaagtgttagtgaatctattgttttgatgggatacacattctacgaaactagtttcaacgatccaaccatcaaacatgtgtgttcaaggcatgcagtgGGGTTAcactacatccttcaaggcatcaaaccacggacctttgaggagttagccacccgcgcccatgacatggagttgagcatcgtccatcatgggaagaaagaaccgatcgtcgactacaagaacgacaaagttcttaggacaaaggtggagaaggcagcgtggaaatccaccaaggaagcaatgacggtcaacacagctcccgtcaaaatccctacacgaggcgAGGCAATTCaagccgaagcttttcgtgatcaagagatgcgtaaaCGCACTTtaaaggagcttgaggagaagacttatccattccccgactctgatgtggttgccatgttagaagacttgctggaaaagaaggtgatcggtttgcctgagtgcagacagCCAGAAGTGATGAATCGCACCAatagtccaagatactgtaaattccaccgcttcatcagtcatccgacagaaaagtacttcgtgctgaaagatcttatcatgaagctggcttagaaaggaatcatcgagctagatcttgatgatacagtgaagtcaaactataccaccatcacttctggctcttccgactcaaagttttcacctcaaccgttGGGGGTATGCTCCGAGTCAagcgaagttgaaggatggattCATGTCACTCCGAAGAAATTACACATGAAGCCTACATCTCCTCCACAACTTTGCCAACcgaaaagggggcaaagcagcttttGTCAACCTCAAAAGCAACGGGAAATTGttaaaaatgatgaaatttcaacacaaagatcgtccgtccccatcacgatgcgtgatttcttCCTCGAAGACTTCTTCAAACACTCAATCAAGAcaccttgctatgaagattgcaaGGAATGCCTCTCCAAGATCGTTTGACAAATTCACAATTCTCTtcgcccgcacgagtctaaactgcatgacacaaagctcctggtttgcatgagcataaaaggcaacaccaaggctcctcgcctgcacgagcctaaactgcatggcacaacgctcctcgtccgcacgagcctaaactacgggacaccaatgctcctggtctgcacgagcataaaaggcaacaccaatgctccttgctTGCATGAGCTGAAATTGCAACACGGCACAATGCTCATTgtttgcacgagcataaaaggtgACACCAACAagcgctccttgcctgcacgagttaaAACTGCGAGtggcaccaaaagaaaataccaaaaaataaaatgtatttgaactacgttttgacttgatctctttctttggaagggtatgtaggcagcttgaatattcaatttcaagttcagtcacatcaaaataaaaaaataagtgtgttattaaatagagtcaattttattacaaaaaaatgaatacatatgttattatgtatttacaaaacaaaaaaaagaaaaagaaaaggaatatacaagtattatatatatatatatatatgttatatatatgcatatacataaCTCAAAAGCCGGGCCCTTGTCAGCGACCCATCCTCATTAGTGTCTCGACCCAGCAGCAAAAGGGCTCAAGCCACAACTGGCCCAAACTCCAGCTTGTCTTCTTCCCCATTTCTCCTCGGCCCACAGTGCGGCCCAGCAGCTCACACTGTCCCATTTCCTCACGAGCCACGCCTCGAAGTCAAGTCCCCAAAAGCTACACCAGGCTCGTCTTTTCTTCCTCAACTCGCCATCAACGCCTCCACCAATTGCAGCAGCAACCATGCTTGCTGTCTTTGCTGCAACGGTCTCGCTTAGCGCTGAAGTCAAAAAGTCATTCGCGGTGCAGAAGAAGCTGCAGAGGCTGAGCTGGAACGTGTCTGAGGCCATCTCGTCGCTCAAGAACTCGCTGAATCTCGACTCAGCGAGTGACTCAGCTACGGCGTCATTGGATGGGCATCCTGCAATGTTGATTCAAGAGGTGTCTGAACATGAGCCTCAAGGTTGCCAAGTGTGGTGCAACGATGAGGGAATCTCTAGCCGGATGGATGAACTTCTCGATAGGGTTGCAGCACATCGCCTATTTCTTCAACCGTAACAAGGTGGACTTTGATGCCTGCCTTGCTCGGTGACGCTTCTTCAAGACTCTACCACGCTCGCCGTGCAcactctccttcttcctcttctctgCCGTGATTGTTCTCCCCCATTCATGCTCTCTGTCTGTCCTTATCCTCCTAGGCAATCAAAGTTCGAGCTGCTGTTTACTCTGTCGTCGTCGGAGTCGAGCTAACCGAACTAGTTATGGTGCAAAATGAGGGCATCAGAAGTAAGAAACATGGCGAGCCCATCAACAATGAGCGGCACTCCCCTTCGCAACAAACGATGTCCCTTATAGTGAGCATCAACGGCAGTTCAACAGCTCTCCATCTCCATAGCcaatcttcttctctctctcatcatcGAAGGTATGCATGGCTTCCACCCGTGCCTCATAGCCACCTAGACCTGCAGGTTGAGAACCAGCAGCAGCATTGACGGATGCACACGCCTTGCAATGACCTCAAGCTCCAGCTGCTCTCTCCATCCTTTGTTGGGTATCGCTGCTGCCTTCGTCTCCTAGCTGGATCCGACATCAAGGTCACCCTTATCCTTCTCGTCTTCATCATCAAGGCCAGACCCTACATGGTTGTTGAAGATCCTCCACTGTATCTGCACCTCTGTCTCTCGGACTCGGCCTAGGTTTTCACCCACAAATCCAGCCTTGTAGCAGCCTTCGTGTAGAGAGCGTAACAAACAGCAACGGCAATGCATCATTTGAACACTTTCTCTGTTGTGCAACGCCTAAGCCCAGCGAGGAACCCAGCTCCTAAGCGTTGGCACCGGTGCTCCGAAGCTCTGCTCCATCTTCTGCCCATCGCCAAACACCATGTGGGGAAGAAAGAGAAGGTGTtagtcgaaaaaaaaaaattattataaaggaTCATCATGCATCTCTGCTCATCTTCCACCGCAGCGCCTGGCCTCCCTCGAGCTCGTCACTATGACCACCATGATAGCAAAGAACTTCAACGACCGCCGTCAAACTACTAGCCGGTCGTGAAGCTCGAAGCACCATCTTCTCGGCCTTCTTGctccgctccctgcaaattccttTACCCATCACCTaaatttatacagaaaaaatatttaataaaaaaagggcgatggtggagcaaagtggtgctgGCACCAcgtggacaaaaaaagaaaaaaaaggaagataatGATGGAAGTTTGCTGGATGCACAACacaggaggaagaaagaaaagagaagtggGGGGGTGCATCCAGCACCGAAagttaaagaaaataatatatatgttttgGGTGGTGCATCAGCACCAAAAGATAGCGGagattataattatatatgtatatatgtcttGGGTGCATCCAGCaccgaaaaaaaaagaaaaaaggaagtggtggtgcatctggcaccataaAAAATGGTGGAGCATCTGGCACCATGAGAAAcatatgaaatatatatatatatatataatgcatttAGTGAAATAAAGtccatcttttatttatttctctaaaaattacataaattcgCATTCCACatgccaaatatatatatatatttacaaaaaaaaaaaaagcaacaaaCAGGAGGGAGTCTTCATTGCtcaggtggcgcctcatcaCTCGGTAAAACTCTAGGAAGAAGAGGCGTCGGAAGTTGACTGTTTGGAGCCTCAACACTTGGTAGAGCTTCAGAGGACGAAGGCAGTAGATGCCTTTGGAGTAAAGCCACAAACGTCCGATGGTCACTCTGAATCCGACCTTTagattcttgcagctggtcgagctttcttttcatgctcgttgaGTAACTATTGGCAAGCATGTACAACTCTCTgttttcatgcttaagcccACTAATCTCTTGCTGACtcgccacctcagccatcagtGACTCGACTTGACGAGTTTGAGCaagaaggcgttggcccatatttgaTACAGAGCCCGCatactgaacactgaaagccagagaGTCCTGAACAGCCAGCTCATCAGACCGCTTGGAAAGGATCCTATTGTCCTTAGGGGTGAGAAGATTTCTAACTACCACCATAGCGgttatgtcattcttcatcatagagttcccaactgtaagaggaccggtGGCGGATAAGAATgatgagcgccatatgttgtctggagaagacaTATCAACATCTTccccaacattcaaatcaagacgACGATCAGATGGGCAAGCCATTTgtaaaaatgatgaaagaagaAGAGGTCGTGTAAGTCGAATTCTTAGAGAATACAAAATGAGGGAAATTCCTAACAGGTAGCAACTCTTTAAATGTGCTTTTGAACATGAttcatgcctctataaaaagaagaggcaacagggcctgttcagaaatcaaagaggcaatgTGGTTGTTCagaaaccaaagaggcacctcTCCCCGAATTTCAAAAGTCGGGCCGTttgttcagaaatcgaagagacaacAAGGCCACCgattcaaagatcgaagaggcatcactcttCGAGTTTCAAAAAGACCGGCTTTTCAGGATTTGTCACCATCCTTCACATGCAACCTtaactttgcggaaatcacgcgcaactttgccaaagatttatgacaaagttgaaaacgcgtgaaTTTTACTGTTTCAATtacccaacggttgccgacaagagtgaaggAATAGTGCCACTACAggctattgggaaatccctatatatgaCGACCTTTATCCTCCATAGcagggcagacctgcaaaaaaatGCCCAATCCTTCCTCACTTCCGAGAGTGCACTCCTAGtagagcctctcgaaatactcaagtTTCTTCCTCTTCGGAAATACccttgcaaacaaatgacaccaaagaaaaagtatctcatatcaccagggtagaaagcaagagtatctcatatcatgttttctccctgtcatttagcaaaagtatctcatatcactagggtagaaaacaagagtatctcatatcatgttttctccttgtccttttctttgtccttgttcttacctgcaaagacaaggataaagaaagcaatatgtaaGAACCTCTACTCAAACTCCGTGTAAGGAACTGACTACCTAGaacctttgcttggttgcttacctggcattgctctcgagtattcGTCTTcagctgctgatgtacttccgaagaagatgccacatttgcccggagaacaaataaggcaagtgaaaatgataccttgaagcatgtggagacaacgtgctgatttccTTCAAGAACAAGTCTCCCCTTCCCTGCACAATCaaccaacccagcagaaggagtctgagttgaatccaagagcttgagaagcttcaacaacatattgACGGCACCATCAtcgaagagcaaagcctcgctgtGCAATGCTGTCAAAATTgccaccacttcttcgaaagcaagagtatttcatatcatactTTCTCTATGtccttgtctttgtccttgttcttacctgtaagacaagaagaaggagagccaTCAGTCAGAACTTGAAAGTCAAACTCCCAGttaggaaccgactgcctggaactcttccctgattgcttacctagcactacTCTCGAAGTACCTATtatctcaacatcttatgcttccagagaagataccacatctgcccgaagaacagataaggcaagggaaaatgatacattgaagcatgtggagacaagcacaataaagcacgtgccgattcatccgctacttcttcaaaatcaaaagtatctcatattatcaaggtagcaatcactctgggtagtggactcgttttgaccctcaaattcttaggtcgacttgctaggcgttgtgggctgcacgtgcctattcaccacccttgaatcaaatccttaaagattaaGTCActaactggaagaagagcctatcagtcttgaagatcataccattGACCAAACTGCTTAGATGtgtattagaaagattgaataaagcaacaagtcgtcaccttcacctcgtgcctgcttgccatgtgttcgagttaaccttcaagaatcaagcctcaacggcccttaaagaagcttctagccaaattcaagatcaagcctcgacagcccttgatgaaatcacaagtccgattcaagatcaagtgtctaccacccttgaatcaaatccagttcaagaataagctgtggaaagtcaacaatcggAGGAAGCCAAAAGGtcttccaacccagttcaagaatagcatgtggaaagtcaacaattggaggaaaccagaaaatcctccaacctagttcaacaataagcctgtggaaa is a window from the Malus domestica chromosome 16, GDT2T_hap1 genome containing:
- the LOC114822215 gene encoding probable small nuclear ribonucleoprotein F encodes the protein MATIPVNPKPFLNNLTGKTVIVKLKWGMEYKGFLVSTDAYMNLQLANTEEYIDGQSTGNLGEILIRCNNVLYLRGVPEDEEIEDAERE